CCTCGCTCAACTGATAGTACATCGATGGTGACTTTACCATTACATCTTTGTACAATTTCTCCGGATTTTTGCCCCATTCCAGCATCATGTCCAGTGCATCTTTATCAACGATGTCTATCTTGCTCAGTATGTTGACCAGCGGCTCAACCATCCGGAATTGCGTTATTGCCGAAAGCATTATCTGAGAAACGAAATTTGTGGGAGTTGTGGCCAGCGAAGGCTCGATCACAAATGCCAGCAACGATTGTTTCGGATCCAGCTGATCGACGATAACCTTTCCTGTGCTTCTGAAAACAAATAGTTCAAGCTGTCCCGGAGTGTCAATCAGCACATAATCCGTGCGATACTCCTTTATTCTTTTTTCAACCTCCCTGGCATCCAGTGCAAGCATATCCGCACATAATACCTGCGCACCGTTTGGCCCCAGACCGTATTCCTCCATTATTTCGTTCAGCGAGAGCCATTCTCTTACATCTACATCCGGAGTATAGGGCAGGTTTACAACCCCGGGGTCAAGATTGACGGTTATCGCATCAAATTCATGGCGAATGCACCATTCATAAAATGCCCCCGTAAGGCTGCTCTTGCCCGACCCTGCGGTGCCTACCATATAAATAAATATCATTTTTTTATCCCCGAAGCATCCTCATGTGCTCTATTCTTTTCTGTATCAACTCTCTTTTGCCGATGTCATGCCTTATGAAAACGTGTTCTCCCTTAACATGCTTAAGACAGTCCTCGCATATGACTTCGGCATCATCAATTTTATCTGCTATGCCCACCACGGCAAGAGAGCGAGACTTTGTTGTATATACGTTCCCATCTCTCTCATCCACTGATGCGTAAAATAGCTGCCCCCCCGATTTTTTTATTCTGTCCTCGTCAACAGAAATTTTTTTGCCGTCCAATGAATTCACTCCGTATCCTTCGGGTACAACATATTTGCATACAGTGCTCTTTTTCTCCAAATCCATCT
This is a stretch of genomic DNA from Candidatus Thermoplasmatota archaeon. It encodes these proteins:
- a CDS encoding ATP/GTP-binding protein, producing the protein MIFIYMVGTAGSGKSSLTGAFYEWCIRHEFDAITVNLDPGVVNLPYTPDVDVREWLSLNEIMEEYGLGPNGAQVLCADMLALDAREVEKRIKEYRTDYVLIDTPGQLELFVFRSTGKVIVDQLDPKQSLLAFVIEPSLATTPTNFVSQIMLSAITQFRMVEPLVNILSKIDIVDKDALDMMLEWGKNPEKLYKDVMVKSPSMYYQLSEGIMGIIKEMEAHTSLIPVSNETLEGMEDFYTSIQDTFMGGEDLERE